Proteins found in one Candidatus Abyssobacteria bacterium SURF_5 genomic segment:
- a CDS encoding M48 family peptidase, protein MKKQKEKNAQEAQQFKEKVVSWAKRIKVQPEQVRLQKMTRKWASHSTSGRMTFSTDLLNESDRFQDYVIVHELLHMRIPNHGRLFKSVLSAYVPEWRRCTCVQFDSK, encoded by the coding sequence ATGAAAAAGCAGAAAGAGAAAAATGCCCAGGAAGCTCAACAGTTCAAGGAAAAAGTGGTATCCTGGGCCAAAAGGATAAAGGTTCAGCCGGAGCAGGTGCGCCTGCAAAAGATGACCCGCAAATGGGCTTCCCACTCGACAAGTGGCCGAATGACGTTTTCAACTGATCTCTTGAACGAGTCGGACCGTTTTCAAGATTATGTCATTGTCCACGAACTGCTGCATATGAGAATCCCAAATCACGGAAGACTTTTCAAGAGCGTTCTTTCCGCATACGTGCCGGAGTGGCGGAGATGCACTTGTGTACAGTTTGACTCAAAGTAG
- a CDS encoding DUF3037 domain-containing protein: MNSKCKYVIVRFVPDFVKGEFVNVGIVLECRERRFVDFHFSSDLARISRIFPNANVDIVRGIAKDLRKRLGRSGEEYYADLFRSSSTQEADTFLAKLLHDYSNHIEISQPKASLCDDPEEELKKLFQMYVTSKTKPEEKAPTHQRIVREFKRQFQEEKVLTLLMEQERVSGKGYEYIVDFAYRNGIPNYIETLNLAVSDDHKKNNTLRLIAESLDIRRKHKKAQFSALIYASEDMGPEEKKAVKSLQDFEINPYPKDKLGLLAKKIKKDVGDKI, from the coding sequence ATGAATAGCAAGTGCAAATATGTTATCGTTCGATTCGTTCCCGATTTCGTGAAGGGCGAGTTCGTGAATGTCGGCATTGTCCTGGAATGTCGGGAGCGGCGGTTTGTTGATTTTCATTTTTCCTCGGATCTTGCTCGGATATCGAGAATCTTCCCAAACGCAAATGTGGACATAGTGCGTGGAATAGCAAAAGACCTTCGTAAAAGGCTAGGCAGATCCGGTGAAGAATATTATGCCGATCTCTTTCGAAGTTCAAGTACACAAGAAGCCGATACTTTTTTGGCGAAGCTGTTGCATGACTACAGCAATCATATTGAAATCTCTCAACCCAAGGCTTCCCTTTGTGATGATCCTGAAGAAGAATTGAAGAAGCTCTTTCAGATGTACGTGACTTCAAAAACCAAACCTGAGGAAAAAGCTCCAACTCATCAGAGAATCGTGAGAGAATTCAAAAGGCAATTTCAAGAAGAGAAGGTATTGACCCTTCTAATGGAGCAGGAAAGAGTTTCAGGAAAGGGATATGAATATATAGTTGATTTTGCTTATCGCAATGGAATTCCGAACTACATCGAAACGCTCAACCTTGCTGTGTCCGATGACCACAAGAAAAACAATACCCTACGCTTGATAGCCGAATCGCTCGACATCAGGCGGAAGCATAAGAAAGCTCAATTTTCTGCACTTATCTATGCTTCTGAAGACATGGGTCCTGAAGAAAAAAAGGCAGTAAAATCACTTCAGGATTTCGAAATCAATCCTTATCCGAAAGACAAGCTTGGCCTGCTCGCCAAGAAGATCAAAAAGGATGTTGGAGATAAGATCTGA
- a CDS encoding DUF4238 domain-containing protein, giving the protein MPATDYRRNHYVPEWYQHRFLLNDVREKKFYYLDLHPDKVVNGKRKYQRRSLLRWGPPRCFREEDLYTTRFGQWESTEIEQKFFGRIDSLGKPAVEHFSTFEHPSVDEPSFHNLLLFLSIQKLRTPKGLATLADLVKLSDKNLVLLKVQELQQLFCAFWTESVWSIVDASQSETKFLLSDHPVTVYNGGCFPGSKWCQGHRDPGVWLTGTHTLFPLNLEKMLIFTNLSWVRNPYANPLESRPNPAPFRTAIFNFLQIQTRRSLTEREVIEINYIIKKRAYRYLAAAKEEWLYPEKSLSTQHWSKFGDGYLLMPDPRSVTFTTGMYVGYQDGTSIGFDEYGRKPWQKGYQNKEQQEREWETFQAFKGEYARLFGPKRRGRAFEGMELDNEEDSQEYHSYNLKLEQKYGKFRHKPKRKRKG; this is encoded by the coding sequence ATGCCAGCGACTGACTACAGAAGAAATCATTATGTACCCGAGTGGTATCAGCATCGTTTTTTGTTGAATGATGTTCGGGAAAAGAAATTCTATTATCTTGATTTGCATCCTGATAAGGTTGTTAATGGAAAGCGAAAATACCAGCGGAGGTCTTTACTCAGATGGGGTCCTCCCAGATGTTTCAGGGAGGAGGATCTCTATACAACCAGATTTGGACAGTGGGAGTCGACGGAGATAGAGCAGAAATTTTTCGGACGGATTGATTCGCTGGGTAAGCCTGCGGTGGAGCATTTTTCCACCTTTGAACATCCGAGTGTTGACGAGCCATCGTTTCATAACCTACTACTGTTTCTCAGCATTCAAAAGCTCCGGACCCCCAAAGGACTGGCAACGCTGGCTGATTTGGTAAAGCTGTCGGACAAAAACCTTGTCTTACTGAAAGTGCAGGAATTGCAGCAACTCTTCTGTGCTTTCTGGACTGAAAGCGTTTGGAGCATCGTCGATGCTTCTCAGTCCGAGACCAAATTCCTCCTTTCGGACCATCCTGTAACTGTGTACAATGGCGGCTGCTTTCCTGGCTCCAAATGGTGCCAAGGACATCGCGATCCTGGCGTATGGCTTACCGGCACCCATACATTATTTCCTCTGAATCTGGAGAAGATGCTCATTTTCACGAACCTATCGTGGGTACGAAATCCATACGCGAATCCATTAGAGTCACGCCCAAATCCGGCCCCGTTTCGGACAGCGATCTTTAACTTTCTGCAGATCCAGACAAGGAGGTCTCTCACTGAAAGAGAGGTCATCGAAATCAACTATATAATAAAGAAAAGAGCATACAGGTATCTCGCCGCCGCAAAAGAAGAATGGCTATATCCGGAGAAAAGTCTATCTACTCAACATTGGAGTAAATTCGGAGATGGCTACCTACTCATGCCAGATCCCCGTTCGGTTACCTTTACCACCGGCATGTATGTCGGCTATCAAGACGGGACCTCCATCGGTTTTGACGAGTACGGAAGGAAACCTTGGCAAAAAGGATATCAAAACAAGGAACAACAAGAAAGGGAATGGGAGACCTTCCAAGCCTTCAAAGGAGAGTATGCAAGGCTCTTTGGCCCAAAACGCCGGGGGAGGGCTTTTGAAGGCATGGAATTAGATAACGAGGAAGATAGCCAGGAGTATCACTCCTATAACCTAAAGCTAGAACAAAAGTATGGCAAGTTCAGACATAAGCCCAAGAGGAAAAGGAAAGGCTAG